In the genome of Mycobacterium kansasii ATCC 12478, one region contains:
- a CDS encoding methylmalonyl-CoA mutase family protein → MDNEAQTASGIPVAPVYGPQDRESEPPGPGEFPFTRGNFASGYRGKLWTFRQYSGFGTAEESNRRYRYLLEQGGTGLSVALDLPTQCGFDSDDPDVVEEVGRVGVAVDTLADAEILFDGIPLDKISTSITINGTAAILLAFYVAAAERQGVPRAKLTGTIQNDILKEYASRGTWIWPPEPSLRLIADTIEFCAAEVPKFNAISVAGAHFRDAGATAVQEMAFTLADGVTYCDTVVQRGRMTIDEFAPQISFFFYTHGDFFEEIAKYRAGRRRWATLVRERYGAKTDRASMFRFGCVCGGASLYAPQAHNNVVRVAYEAMAAVLGGVQSMFTAAWDEPFALPTEESTTLALRTQQILAYETGVARVADPLGGSYFVEALTDATEARIIEIMADLEKHGGMVSAIEDGYLQGLIADEAFKMHKDIETGARPVVGVNRFVSKEPEHDIMTYELDAEGRDLQLKRLTQVKAERDNAAVQSTLTALARGAEGTDNLMHRLIDCANAYCTVGEMVSALKAVWGEFQQPVVF, encoded by the coding sequence ATGGATAATGAAGCTCAGACCGCATCGGGCATCCCGGTTGCGCCGGTGTACGGGCCGCAGGACCGCGAGTCGGAACCCCCGGGTCCGGGGGAGTTTCCCTTCACCCGGGGGAACTTCGCGTCGGGCTACCGCGGCAAGCTCTGGACTTTTCGTCAGTACTCCGGATTCGGCACCGCCGAGGAATCCAACCGCCGGTACCGGTATCTGCTGGAGCAGGGTGGGACGGGTCTCTCGGTGGCGCTCGACCTGCCCACCCAATGCGGTTTCGACTCCGACGACCCCGACGTCGTCGAGGAAGTCGGCCGGGTCGGCGTCGCCGTCGACACGCTGGCCGACGCCGAGATCCTGTTCGACGGCATCCCGTTGGACAAGATCAGCACCAGCATCACGATCAACGGCACCGCAGCGATCCTGCTGGCGTTCTACGTCGCCGCGGCCGAGCGCCAGGGCGTACCGCGGGCCAAGCTCACCGGAACCATCCAGAACGACATCCTCAAGGAGTACGCATCGCGCGGGACGTGGATCTGGCCGCCCGAACCGTCGCTGCGGCTGATCGCCGACACCATCGAGTTCTGCGCGGCCGAGGTCCCGAAGTTCAATGCCATCTCGGTGGCCGGAGCGCACTTCCGCGACGCCGGCGCCACCGCCGTGCAGGAGATGGCCTTCACCCTGGCCGACGGCGTGACCTATTGCGACACCGTGGTGCAACGCGGCCGGATGACCATCGACGAGTTTGCGCCGCAGATCTCCTTCTTCTTCTACACCCACGGCGACTTCTTCGAAGAGATCGCCAAATACCGTGCGGGACGGCGACGTTGGGCGACGCTGGTTCGGGAACGCTACGGCGCCAAGACGGACCGGGCATCGATGTTCCGTTTCGGTTGCGTATGCGGCGGCGCGTCACTGTATGCGCCGCAGGCGCACAACAACGTGGTGCGGGTCGCCTACGAGGCGATGGCGGCGGTGCTGGGCGGCGTGCAGTCGATGTTCACCGCGGCCTGGGACGAGCCCTTCGCGCTGCCCACCGAGGAATCCACCACGTTGGCGCTGCGCACCCAGCAGATCCTGGCCTACGAAACCGGCGTGGCCAGGGTCGCCGACCCGCTCGGCGGCTCCTACTTTGTCGAGGCGCTCACCGATGCCACCGAAGCCCGCATCATCGAGATCATGGCCGACCTCGAAAAGCACGGCGGGATGGTCAGTGCCATCGAGGACGGCTACCTGCAGGGGCTGATCGCCGACGAAGCCTTCAAGATGCACAAGGACATCGAGACGGGTGCGCGGCCGGTGGTCGGGGTCAACAGGTTCGTCTCCAAGGAACCCGAGCACGACATCATGACCTACGAGCTCGACGCCGAGGGGCGCGACCTGCAACTCAAGCGGCTGACTCAGGTCAAGGCCGAAAGAGACAATGCCGCAGTACAGTCCACGCTCACCGCGCTGGCCCGCGGCGCCGAAGGCACCGACAACCTCATGCACCGGCTGATCGACTGCGCCAACGCCTACTGCACGGTCGGCGAGATGGTCTCCGCGCTCAAGGCGGTGTGGGGCGAATTCCAGCAGCCGGTGGTGTTCTGA
- a CDS encoding IS1634 family transposase, with product MPRNQGKAHVVRVKKTHVDKQGKQRVYQSVLLRRTFRDGPKVRNETVANLSMLPEAAIAALEATLKGHSLVPAGQEVTVLRALPHGHVAAVAAMARQLGLPALLGSPCRSRDLVYGLIVSRVIHPASKLSTLSRWADCTLGADLQIAGASTDEIYAAMDWLSDRQDGIEKRLAAKHLGPEANPSRMALFDLTSSWVTGRHCQLAKRGYSRDRKKGLPQIEYGVLTDPAGRPVAVRVFAGDTADPVAFTDIVEVIRTGFGLDRLVLVGDRGMITAARIAAIKELNDTGTDFGWITALRAPAIAKLAADDGPLQMSLFDTHDLAEITHPDYPHERLIACRNPALAAERARKRNELLAATETALARIAERVERGSLAGAGKIGEAVGQIVNKYKVSKHFHRTITDTSFAYERDHAAITAEAALDGIYVLRTSVPATDLDAPAVVTGYKNLAYVERDFRSIKTDDLDLRPIHHRLSERVKAHVLICLLACYVTWHLRKAWAPLTYTDEHPPTRDNPVAPAQRSPHAHTKASRHQTTDATPLRSFRALLDHLATLTRNRIRYQDTNIEIETLTEPTHDQRRAFDLIKATIPLTIAA from the coding sequence ATGCCGCGTAACCAGGGCAAAGCTCACGTAGTCAGAGTTAAAAAGACGCATGTGGATAAGCAGGGCAAACAGCGCGTTTATCAGTCGGTGCTGTTGCGCCGCACCTTCCGCGACGGGCCCAAGGTGCGCAACGAGACCGTGGCCAACTTGTCGATGTTGCCCGAGGCGGCGATCGCCGCGCTGGAGGCGACGCTGAAGGGACACAGCCTGGTGCCCGCTGGTCAGGAGGTGACGGTGCTACGCGCGTTGCCGCATGGGCATGTGGCCGCGGTCGCGGCGATGGCCCGCCAGCTGGGACTGCCCGCGCTGCTGGGGTCGCCGTGTCGGTCCCGCGATCTGGTCTACGGGCTGATCGTCTCGCGGGTGATCCATCCGGCATCCAAGCTCTCGACGCTGTCGCGCTGGGCCGATTGCACCCTGGGCGCAGACCTGCAGATCGCCGGCGCTTCCACCGACGAGATCTATGCGGCGATGGACTGGCTCAGCGACCGCCAAGACGGCATCGAAAAGAGGCTCGCCGCTAAACACCTTGGTCCAGAAGCCAATCCGTCACGGATGGCATTGTTTGACCTGACCTCATCGTGGGTGACGGGCCGGCATTGCCAGCTGGCCAAGCGCGGCTATTCCCGCGACCGCAAAAAGGGCTTACCGCAAATCGAATACGGGGTGCTCACCGACCCTGCCGGCCGGCCGGTGGCGGTGCGGGTCTTTGCCGGTGATACCGCCGATCCGGTCGCCTTCACCGACATCGTGGAGGTCATCCGCACCGGCTTCGGGCTGGATCGGCTGGTGCTAGTCGGCGATCGCGGCATGATCACCGCCGCTCGCATCGCCGCGATCAAAGAACTCAACGACACCGGAACCGATTTCGGGTGGATCACCGCGCTGCGCGCTCCAGCGATTGCCAAACTGGCCGCCGACGACGGGCCGCTGCAGATGAGCCTGTTCGATACCCACGACCTGGCCGAGATCACCCACCCCGACTACCCACACGAACGGCTGATCGCCTGCCGCAACCCCGCCCTGGCCGCTGAACGGGCCCGCAAACGCAACGAACTGCTGGCCGCCACCGAGACCGCCCTAGCGCGTATCGCCGAACGGGTCGAGCGCGGCAGCCTGGCCGGGGCCGGCAAGATCGGCGAAGCTGTCGGGCAGATCGTCAACAAATACAAGGTAAGCAAGCACTTTCACCGCACCATCACAGACACCAGCTTCGCCTATGAACGCGACCACGCAGCCATCACCGCCGAAGCCGCCCTCGACGGCATCTACGTCCTGCGCACCTCGGTGCCCGCCACCGACCTCGACGCCCCCGCGGTGGTCACCGGGTATAAGAACCTGGCCTATGTCGAACGCGACTTCCGCAGCATCAAAACCGACGACCTCGACCTACGCCCCATCCACCACCGGCTGTCTGAGCGCGTCAAAGCCCACGTACTGATCTGCCTGCTGGCCTGCTATGTGACCTGGCACTTACGCAAAGCCTGGGCGCCGCTGACCTACACCGACGAACACCCACCAACCCGCGACAACCCCGTCGCACCCGCACAACGCTCACCACATGCGCACACCAAAGCATCTCGCCACCAAACCACCGACGCCACTCCACTGCGCAGCTTCCGCGCTCTGCTCGATCACCTGGCCACCTTGACCCGCAACCGAATCCGCTACCAGGACACCAACATCGAAATCGAGACTCTCACCGAACCCACCCACGACCAACGCCGCGCCTTCGACCTCATCAAGGCCACCATCCCCCTCACCATCGCGGCGTAG
- a CDS encoding LLM class F420-dependent oxidoreductase — protein MRVGVMVGPERGDSARKVIRMLADIDWAESAGLDSAWIPQIPNDFDALVAVALMGTRTSRIELGTAVVPLQAQHPIALARQALSVHAATGGRLVLGVGPSHHWIIDDMLGLPYERPAGYTRDYLDVLHAAFANPGPVDVENTTFRVHNPLDLAPVAPLPVLVAALGPVMLTLAGERADGTVLWMADERAVAEHVVPRITKAADNAGRPAPRIVAGVPVCLCSTTEVDAARERANRILGEAEVSPNYQRLLGYGDAKDVGDICAAGDEDAILARLLRFADAGVTDLSVRLLPIGGNRDALVASKRRTREMIASLATELR, from the coding sequence ATGCGCGTCGGAGTGATGGTCGGTCCCGAGCGTGGCGATTCGGCCCGCAAGGTCATCCGGATGCTGGCCGACATCGACTGGGCGGAGAGCGCCGGCCTGGACAGCGCCTGGATTCCACAGATTCCCAACGACTTTGACGCGTTAGTGGCGGTGGCCCTGATGGGCACCCGGACCAGCCGCATCGAGCTGGGCACCGCGGTCGTCCCGCTGCAGGCGCAGCATCCCATTGCGTTGGCGCGCCAGGCGTTGTCGGTGCACGCGGCTACCGGAGGCCGGCTGGTGCTGGGTGTCGGGCCGTCGCATCACTGGATCATCGACGACATGCTCGGGCTTCCCTACGAGCGGCCAGCCGGCTACACCCGCGACTATCTCGACGTGCTGCACGCGGCCTTCGCCAATCCCGGCCCGGTCGACGTGGAGAACACCACCTTCCGGGTGCACAACCCCCTCGACCTGGCGCCGGTGGCGCCGCTGCCGGTGCTGGTGGCCGCGCTCGGGCCGGTGATGCTGACGTTGGCCGGCGAGCGGGCCGACGGCACCGTGCTGTGGATGGCCGACGAACGCGCCGTCGCCGAGCACGTCGTGCCCCGGATCACCAAGGCCGCCGACAACGCCGGTCGCCCGGCGCCGCGCATCGTCGCCGGCGTACCGGTATGCCTCTGCAGCACAACCGAAGTCGACGCCGCACGGGAGCGCGCCAACCGAATCCTGGGCGAGGCCGAGGTCTCGCCGAATTACCAGCGGCTGCTGGGGTACGGCGACGCCAAAGACGTCGGCGATATCTGCGCGGCCGGCGACGAGGACGCCATCCTGGCCCGGCTGCTCCGATTCGCCGACGCCGGTGTGACGGACCTGTCCGTGCGTCTGTTGCCGATCGGTGGCAACCGCGACGCGCTTGTCGCGTCCAAGCGCCGGACCCGCGAGATGATCGCTTCGCTGGCAACGGAGTTGCGGTGA
- a CDS encoding M15 family metallopeptidase yields MRRFCAAVVAVLLVAVSGACQDPGVGAPTSLPVRPVGTTVPSGPGVPPVSDAARAAGFVDVRSVLPDAVIDLRYATTNNFTHTQLYPADARCLVHQSMAQGLAAAAVALRPQGHVLVFWDCYRPHEAQVKMFNAVPNPAWVARPGPYARSHEAGRSVDVTFTSPQQSCPAERQVHGLCLADMGTDFDDFSSRATAFATQGVTVAARANRTALREAMNYGGLNVYSGEWWHFDGPGADVDRPVLNVPVD; encoded by the coding sequence ATGCGGCGATTCTGTGCGGCCGTGGTCGCCGTGTTGCTCGTCGCGGTCTCGGGCGCCTGCCAAGACCCCGGTGTCGGGGCCCCCACGTCCTTGCCGGTCCGGCCCGTCGGGACCACGGTCCCGTCCGGCCCCGGCGTGCCGCCGGTCAGCGACGCGGCGCGCGCGGCCGGGTTCGTCGACGTCCGAAGCGTGCTGCCCGACGCCGTCATCGACCTGCGGTACGCGACCACCAACAACTTCACCCACACCCAGCTCTATCCCGCCGATGCCAGGTGCCTGGTACACCAATCCATGGCCCAAGGACTTGCGGCGGCCGCGGTCGCACTGCGCCCGCAAGGGCACGTGTTGGTCTTCTGGGATTGTTACCGGCCACACGAGGCGCAGGTCAAGATGTTCAACGCGGTTCCCAATCCCGCGTGGGTGGCGCGGCCCGGACCGTATGCCCGCAGCCACGAGGCCGGCCGCTCGGTCGATGTGACGTTCACCAGCCCGCAACAGAGCTGCCCGGCCGAGCGGCAGGTGCACGGACTGTGCCTGGCCGACATGGGCACCGACTTCGACGATTTCTCTTCGCGGGCAACGGCTTTCGCGACCCAGGGGGTGACCGTGGCGGCTCGGGCGAACCGGACCGCGCTGCGGGAGGCCATGAACTACGGCGGGCTGAACGTGTACTCCGGCGAGTGGTGGCATTTCGATGGTCCCGGCGCCGACGTCGACCGTCCGGTGCTCAACGTCCCCGTCGACTAG
- a CDS encoding CaiB/BaiF CoA transferase family protein gives MLAGPYATMLLADLGAEVIKVEPPDGEISRSVGDSYFASLNRNKSSICLDLNTEAGQRCLGELAAQSQALLVNLKPSAVRRLRLTYEALRRWNERIVCVAITGYGLNGGDDPAFDYVIQAATGIAALTGEPDGPPTLPGYSSADNSTGMCAALGLLAMIVSGRGGQVDVSLRDVMLSQLNYHAAAYLNEGIEPHRRPYGAHSYYVPAQLFPTADGYLALFITHDGFWKSFADEAGIGGFETMAERAARRDEVLGVVTAMLATDTAAGWERRLRPLGVPAAAVRTLPEALQAAPETIVRAGDLRLVGNPVHVCGYEPDYRPAPRLGEHGDVLNA, from the coding sequence ATGCTGGCCGGGCCGTATGCCACGATGCTGCTGGCCGATCTCGGTGCCGAGGTGATCAAGGTCGAGCCGCCGGACGGCGAGATCTCCCGCAGCGTGGGGGACAGTTACTTCGCCAGCCTCAACCGGAACAAGTCGAGCATCTGCCTGGACCTGAATACCGAAGCGGGACAACGGTGCTTGGGTGAGCTCGCGGCGCAATCGCAGGCGCTGCTGGTCAACCTGAAGCCGTCGGCCGTTCGCCGGCTGAGGCTCACCTACGAGGCCCTGCGGCGGTGGAACGAACGGATCGTCTGCGTGGCGATCACCGGTTACGGTCTCAACGGCGGCGATGATCCGGCGTTCGACTACGTGATTCAGGCCGCTACCGGTATTGCCGCTTTGACGGGTGAGCCAGATGGTCCGCCGACATTGCCGGGCTACTCGTCGGCGGACAACTCCACCGGCATGTGTGCGGCACTGGGATTGTTGGCCATGATCGTTTCGGGTCGCGGCGGGCAGGTGGACGTGTCGCTGCGCGACGTCATGCTCTCGCAGCTCAATTACCATGCCGCCGCTTACCTCAACGAGGGTATTGAGCCGCACCGCCGGCCCTATGGCGCGCATTCGTATTACGTTCCCGCTCAGCTTTTTCCGACCGCTGACGGGTATCTGGCGCTGTTCATCACGCACGACGGGTTCTGGAAATCCTTTGCCGACGAGGCGGGTATCGGCGGTTTCGAAACAATGGCCGAGCGCGCGGCCCGGCGCGACGAGGTGCTCGGCGTCGTCACGGCGATGCTGGCCACCGATACCGCCGCCGGCTGGGAACGACGGCTGCGTCCGCTGGGCGTGCCGGCGGCGGCCGTCCGCACGCTGCCCGAGGCATTGCAGGCGGCGCCGGAAACTATTGTGCGGGCTGGTGATTTACGTCTCGTCGGGAATCCTGTGCATGTTTGCGGCTATGAGCCCGACTACCGGCCGGCGCCACGGCTGGGTGAACACGGCGACGTGCTCAACGCTTGA
- a CDS encoding class I SAM-dependent methyltransferase — translation MNDRSATSYTHGHHESVLRSHRVRTAENSASYLLPHLKPGMTVLDVGCGPATITVELAARVAPGSVTAVELTDDALRLGRAEAERRGAANVSFVTSDVHALDFPDDTFDVVHAHQVLQHVADPVQALREMRRVCAPGGVVAARDADYGGFIWYPRLPALDLWLRLYDGAARANGGEPDAGRRLLSWALAAGFDDITPTGSIWCFATAETRQWWGGMWADRILQSDLSRQLVDSGMATMVELKEISAAWQAWAGAPDGWLAMPHGEILCRA, via the coding sequence ATGAACGACCGCTCTGCGACCAGCTACACGCACGGACATCACGAGTCGGTGCTGCGCAGTCATCGGGTGCGCACCGCGGAGAATTCCGCCAGCTACCTGCTGCCGCACCTGAAGCCGGGGATGACGGTGCTGGACGTCGGTTGCGGGCCCGCGACGATCACCGTCGAGCTCGCCGCCCGGGTGGCGCCGGGATCGGTGACGGCCGTCGAGCTCACCGACGACGCACTGCGCCTGGGCCGTGCCGAGGCCGAGCGGCGCGGCGCGGCGAACGTCTCGTTCGTGACCTCCGACGTGCACGCGCTCGACTTTCCCGACGACACCTTCGATGTCGTCCATGCCCACCAGGTCTTACAACACGTCGCCGATCCGGTCCAGGCACTGCGGGAGATGAGGAGGGTGTGTGCGCCGGGCGGAGTTGTCGCGGCTCGCGATGCCGACTACGGCGGATTCATCTGGTATCCACGGCTGCCCGCACTGGACCTGTGGCTGCGACTCTACGACGGGGCGGCTCGCGCCAACGGCGGCGAGCCGGACGCGGGCCGGCGGCTGCTGTCCTGGGCGCTGGCGGCCGGCTTCGACGACATCACGCCGACCGGCAGCATCTGGTGTTTTGCGACGGCCGAGACCCGCCAATGGTGGGGCGGAATGTGGGCCGACCGCATCCTGCAGTCGGACCTGTCTCGTCAACTTGTGGACTCGGGAATGGCCACAATGGTCGAGCTGAAAGAGATCTCGGCGGCGTGGCAGGCCTGGGCTGGCGCCCCGGACGGTTGGCTGGCGATGCCCCACGGCGAAATCCTTTGCCGGGCCTAG
- a CDS encoding amidase: MAVPRPSAADLRAAAEHFGFHLDADDQRDYLAAVGHTLRSYDVVDELYGDLCDHSAQPQAPDRVYRFPEPGDNPLGAWYVTADIASGAQGPLSGRTVAIKDNIAVAGLPMMNGSRAVEGFVPSRDATVVRRLLAAGATIAGKSVCEDLCCSGSSFTSASGPVRNPWDTTRETGGSSSGSGALVATGEVGLALGGDQGGSVRIPAALCGIVGLKPTYGLVPYTGAFPIERTIDHLGPMTRTVADAAVLLTVLAGPDGHDPRQSAAIAPLDYRAALTGDVTGLRVGMLSEGFGWTGSRPEVDELVRSAARRFAEIGCTVGEISVPWHRRAIHVFNVIITDGATYQMLEGNGSGLGVDGLYDPELMAHFARQRVVKADEFASTIKATALCGHYSRNRLGGAVYAKARNLVPHLRAAYDGALEHYDVLVMPTVPGTANPLPEGSPQDVGLLPHTFGKALNTAPMDITGHPAISVPAGLVDGLPAGMMIVGKRFDDANVLRVAAAFESLCGGFPAAPS, encoded by the coding sequence ATGGCGGTTCCCCGGCCGTCGGCGGCGGACCTGCGTGCCGCCGCCGAGCACTTCGGTTTCCACCTCGACGCCGACGACCAACGGGATTACCTCGCGGCCGTCGGGCACACACTCAGGTCCTACGACGTGGTCGACGAACTCTACGGCGACCTCTGTGACCACTCCGCTCAGCCTCAGGCGCCCGATCGGGTATATCGATTCCCGGAGCCGGGCGACAATCCGCTCGGCGCCTGGTACGTCACGGCCGACATCGCCTCCGGCGCGCAGGGTCCGCTGTCCGGCAGGACGGTCGCGATCAAAGACAACATCGCCGTGGCAGGCCTCCCGATGATGAACGGATCACGCGCGGTGGAGGGATTTGTCCCCAGCCGCGACGCGACCGTCGTGCGGCGGCTGCTCGCCGCCGGGGCCACCATCGCCGGCAAGAGCGTCTGCGAAGACCTGTGCTGCTCGGGATCCAGCTTCACCTCCGCCTCCGGACCGGTGCGCAATCCGTGGGACACCACGCGGGAAACGGGCGGATCATCCAGCGGCAGTGGCGCGCTCGTCGCCACCGGTGAAGTCGGGCTGGCACTGGGCGGCGACCAGGGCGGGTCGGTGCGCATCCCGGCTGCCCTGTGCGGCATCGTCGGGCTCAAGCCGACGTACGGGCTGGTGCCCTACACCGGCGCGTTTCCCATCGAGCGGACCATCGATCACCTCGGCCCGATGACGCGCACCGTCGCCGACGCGGCAGTACTGCTTACGGTGCTTGCCGGCCCGGACGGCCATGATCCCCGCCAGTCCGCGGCGATAGCCCCACTCGACTATCGGGCGGCACTCACCGGCGACGTGACCGGTCTGCGGGTCGGCATGCTCAGCGAGGGCTTCGGGTGGACCGGATCCCGGCCCGAGGTCGACGAGCTGGTCCGGTCGGCGGCCCGCCGGTTCGCCGAAATCGGTTGTACCGTGGGCGAGATCAGCGTGCCCTGGCACCGGCGCGCGATCCACGTCTTCAACGTCATCATCACCGACGGCGCGACCTACCAGATGCTGGAGGGCAACGGATCCGGGCTCGGCGTCGACGGACTTTACGACCCGGAACTCATGGCGCACTTCGCCCGACAGCGCGTGGTCAAGGCCGACGAATTCGCCAGCACCATCAAGGCGACGGCGCTGTGCGGCCACTACAGCCGAAACAGGTTGGGCGGCGCAGTCTATGCCAAGGCGCGTAATCTGGTGCCGCACCTGCGGGCAGCTTATGACGGGGCGCTCGAGCATTACGACGTGTTGGTGATGCCCACGGTGCCCGGCACGGCCAATCCGCTGCCGGAGGGCAGCCCGCAGGATGTCGGGTTACTGCCACACACATTTGGCAAGGCGCTAAACACCGCACCCATGGACATCACCGGCCACCCCGCGATCTCGGTGCCCGCCGGCCTGGTCGACGGGCTTCCCGCCGGAATGATGATCGTGGGCAAGCGATTCGACGATGCCAACGTATTGAGAGTTGCCGCCGCCTTCGAATCGCTGTGCGGAGGCTTCCCCGCCGCTCCGAGCTGA
- a CDS encoding cobalamin-dependent protein (Presence of a B(12) (cobalamin)-binding domain implies dependence on cobalamin itself, in one of its several forms, or in some unusual lineages, dependence on a cobalamin-like analog.) produces the protein MATRILVAKPGLDGHDRGAKIVARTLRDAGFEVIYTGIRQRIEDIASIAVQEDVAVVGLSILSGAHLALTVRTIEALRAADAADIAVVVGGTIPHADVPKLLEAGAAAVFPTGTPLGVLVRDIRALTGGPQPAPEEPCASE, from the coding sequence ATGGCTACTCGCATCTTGGTCGCCAAACCCGGGCTCGACGGGCATGACCGCGGCGCCAAGATCGTTGCCCGCACGCTGCGCGACGCCGGTTTCGAGGTGATCTACACCGGGATCCGGCAACGCATCGAAGACATCGCGTCGATCGCCGTCCAGGAAGACGTGGCCGTGGTGGGGTTGAGCATCCTGTCCGGCGCACACCTGGCGCTGACCGTGCGCACCATCGAAGCGCTGCGCGCCGCTGACGCCGCCGACATCGCCGTCGTCGTCGGCGGAACGATCCCGCACGCCGACGTGCCCAAGCTGCTGGAGGCCGGCGCGGCGGCGGTATTTCCCACGGGGACACCGCTGGGCGTGCTGGTACGTGACATTCGCGCTTTGACCGGCGGCCCGCAACCTGCCCCGGAGGAACCATGCGCGTCGGAGTGA